ACCCAGTGAAACATGCCATCAGCAGCAATGAGAGGGCCAGCAGGTTCATTGCCACTCCATCATGGCGCGGCAGCGGCATGGCGAGTACGTAGCGAAGGGTCACGATCGGCGCCAGAATCGTTACGATGGCGGTGAATACCGCCAGAACGCCGAAGTCCTCGGGGCCGTAAAGCCGCGTGAGGACAGGAATTGAGGCGATACCAATGAGACGCCCTAGGCCGGTGCCAAGGGCGAGCGTCGCCATACCGCGAAAAACTCGACCGGAAGCACCTCCAAAGGCTTTATCGAGCAGCCGCCGGATCGGGGCTTTGGCCATTTCAGCTTTAGACGCCGGCATCTGAGAAAACCGCATTCAAGTAAGGACCGGCTTCGGGGCGAGGATCTTGCCGAATAAGGTCATGTGGGTCTATTTGTGATTTTGTGTGGTTTGGTAGACCTGAAGGTCTACCCTACGGGTGTTTGCGGACCAGCGAGACCATGATGCATGTTCGGTTTACGCTTGGCGGGCTCGGGCGTTGCTGACGAACTCCCAGAAGAAGCCTGCGAACAGGCCGAGCATCCCGCCGAGGACGACGGAGAGGGCCACAATCAGGCTGCGGCCTGCACCGGTCGGGGTCTCGGATTCGCTGCTCAGGAATGCGAGTTCAGTGCCATGGCTTGTGTTCTGGATAATCTCCATAACCGAGCTGGCTTCGACGCGATCCCGCCGCAGCTCGCCCATCTCACGGCGAAGATCGCCCATCTGCTGAGCAATCACCAGGCTGCTGACGCCATCGGCACCGTCAAGCCGCCCGGAGAGGTTGCTGAGCTGCTCCTCCAGCATCGAAAGCTGTTCTTCCAGCATGGCAACGCGGTTCTCGTGGGGACGAACCATGGAGGTCACCCATTGCTCGTACCGCCCTTCAAACTGGCCAGATAGATCCTCGGCAACGGCCTCATGGATGCGCTCCACCCGATCGCGCCGCTCGCGGGTGCTGGATGACTCCAGCA
This portion of the Aquisalimonas asiatica genome encodes:
- a CDS encoding Wzz/FepE/Etk N-terminal domain-containing protein, which translates into the protein MSDQYPSTPSRDRDADFGPSRHHDDEISLYDLWDVLVRRFPVMLGVGAVVALAGLAYALTQPVTYDYRTGIDLPRVYHQEDGMRLVVSADAAIARLEDVIIPAQRGELFGDEEGGPRVRVVERGGEHSIMLESSSTRERRDRVERIHEAVAEDLSGQFEGRYEQWVTSMVRPHENRVAMLEEQLSMLEEQLSNLSGRLDGADGVSSLVIAQQMGDLRREMGELRRDRVEASSVMEIIQNTSHGTELAFLSSESETPTGAGRSLIVALSVVLGGMLGLFAGFFWEFVSNARARQA